A portion of the Acidobacteriaceae bacterium genome contains these proteins:
- a CDS encoding VirB8/TrbF family protein, whose protein sequence is MSSTTMSQSSELTRAAERYLESNAEPLVMNTYLKITILCLVVVCMALAAAVFKSQKALASAKPMIVRINDVGQAEAVDYRNFAYRPQEAENKYYLTRWAELYFSRNRYTIERDQTSALYFLNSDVQRAVIEQERKDNIIVNYRADSTLPYVDVEVKNVVLDDLRQSPYSARIEFEKVYTNPADHSELKRERWTASVTYVFRDLVKNNEIAVDPLGLTIVRFRADQAFS, encoded by the coding sequence ATGTCCAGCACAACCATGTCGCAGTCTTCCGAACTCACACGGGCCGCCGAACGCTACCTCGAATCGAATGCGGAGCCGTTGGTCATGAACACCTACCTCAAGATCACGATATTGTGCCTCGTGGTGGTCTGCATGGCCCTAGCTGCGGCCGTGTTCAAGAGTCAAAAGGCTCTAGCGTCTGCCAAGCCGATGATTGTACGTATCAACGACGTTGGGCAGGCGGAAGCTGTGGACTATCGTAACTTCGCCTACCGGCCTCAGGAGGCGGAAAATAAGTATTACCTCACGCGTTGGGCTGAGCTCTACTTCAGCCGAAATCGCTACACGATTGAGCGTGATCAAACCAGCGCTCTCTACTTTCTGAATAGCGATGTCCAGCGCGCCGTGATCGAACAGGAACGCAAAGACAACATCATCGTGAACTATCGAGCGGACAGCACACTCCCATACGTCGATGTCGAAGTGAAGAACGTCGTCCTTGACGACCTTCGACAGTCACCGTATTCAGCGAGGATTGAGTTCGAGAAGGTATACACAAACCCGGCAGATCATTCCGAGCTCAAGCGGGAGCGATGGACGGCCAGCGTTACCTACGTCTTCCGGGATCTTGTGAAGAATAACGAAATCGCGGTTGATCCTCTCGGACTCACCATCGTCCGCTTCCGAGCAGACCAGGCATTCAGCTAA
- a CDS encoding type IV secretion system protein translates to MDLLNWITQACTSLTSTISPSVDSMGVHICISLATIMLVWFGVQEALASAQGGAGFAIGKFLNFFMLITFAYVMVKFYDSSIPGLGYSLKGFINGGAQYLVNAIGTDSAANITSTLKQAESVEGPGMMSAAMNPYNAIIFALIQVLISTLSALVAVIIAYGAVASTITGLLGPIFIPFLVFDKLEFLFWGWLRAFLGFSFYKVVAAAALSVMSQLLAHYYTVMSGFTDPGTMVKELPTLILLVLVCGFILLKVPAMTASIFSGSTGGHDAGTGILTSLATTAMMG, encoded by the coding sequence ATGGATCTCCTAAATTGGATTACCCAGGCTTGCACGTCCCTCACCAGCACGATCAGCCCTTCGGTTGATTCGATGGGCGTACATATTTGCATCTCTCTCGCTACGATCATGCTCGTTTGGTTCGGCGTGCAGGAAGCATTGGCCTCTGCTCAAGGTGGCGCGGGCTTCGCCATTGGCAAGTTTCTAAATTTCTTCATGTTGATCACGTTCGCCTACGTCATGGTCAAGTTTTACGACTCCTCAATACCTGGTCTTGGCTACTCCTTGAAGGGTTTCATCAACGGAGGAGCGCAGTACCTAGTGAACGCGATTGGAACCGATAGCGCCGCCAACATCACATCAACGTTGAAGCAGGCTGAGTCCGTTGAAGGTCCGGGGATGATGTCCGCCGCCATGAATCCGTATAACGCGATTATCTTTGCGTTGATTCAGGTACTCATCTCTACACTTTCCGCTCTTGTAGCTGTCATCATCGCCTACGGCGCTGTAGCCAGCACGATTACGGGCCTTCTCGGGCCGATCTTCATTCCATTTCTTGTCTTTGACAAGCTGGAGTTTCTTTTCTGGGGATGGTTGAGAGCTTTCCTTGGATTCTCGTTTTACAAGGTCGTTGCCGCAGCTGCATTGAGCGTCATGTCACAACTCTTAGCTCACTACTACACGGTCATGAGCGGGTTCACCGATCCGGGCACGATGGTGAAGGAACTCCCGACTCTCATCCTGTTGGTCTTGGTTTGCGGATTCATACTGCTCAAAGTTCCTGCAATGACAGCCTCGATCTTTTCCGGCAGCACAGGCGGACACGACGCCGGCACCGGCATCCTCACCAGTCTCGCAACCACCGCAATGATGGGCTAA